Sequence from the Aquimarina sp. Aq107 genome:
TAAAAAAGAATTTGAAGTAGAGTCTTGAGTCATTTTTTGATTAATTAAAACGAAGATAAGTAAAATTTAAACACAGATTTTTAAATCGGCTTTTTCTGATTTTATTATGATTTGCATCATAATTTATAGTCTTGCTACATAATTTATAAGACTGCATTAAACTTCATAACTCTTGATTCATAACTATTTACTGTTGCTTCAACGTTGATTGCATCTTTGTATCATCAAATCGAGATAATAATATTTAAAATTTAAAATCATGAAAAATCCAATTAAAATTCAATCAAGATGTTTAGCTATAATTATATGTATTATAGCAATTGCATTTACATCGTGTTCACAAAAAAGTGAAACCAAAAGCACAACAGCCACTTCAAATGAGAAGATTGCTAAACCTAGTCAAGATATTCATGAAGCGATAATCTCAAATAATTTCGAGGTTGTAAAACAGCATATTGAAAATGGTTCCGATATCAATAAAATAGAAAACATGAGTGGTTCTACACCTTTATTAACTGCAGTGACTTTTAACAGACCTAAAATCGTAGTTGAGTTATTAAAAGCAAATGTTGATTTATCCATAAAGAACAATGATGGCAGCACAGCATTACACACTGCAGCATTTTTTGGAAGAATAGAAATGGTTAAACTATTGTTGGATGCTGGAGCAGATAAAACTATAAAAAACAATTTTGGGGCAACACCAAGAGAAACTGTATTAGGCGAATTTTCGCAAATGAAACCTATTTATGAAATGTTAACTCTTCAATTGCAACCTATGGGTTTCACATTAGACCTTAACGAATTGGAAAAAGCAAGACCTGTAGTGGCTATGATGTTGCAATAAAACATATCTATGATTGCTTATTGCATTCTCAATCTAATAATAAACATTAAATACATCAACCAAATTTCCATAGTATGAAAATTGAAAGACGTTATGATATCGATTGGCTAAGAGTTATAGCTATAGCATTTTTATTAATATACCATATTGCTATTGTGTTTCAACCTTGGGCTATGCTTATAGGCTTCATAAGAAGCGACGAAATCTCTACTACCATCTGGCAACCAATGACCATGTTAAATGTATGGCGGATACCTATTCTTTTCTATGTTTCTGGTATGGGTGTTTATTTTGCTTTGAGAAAACGCAATAACATAGAATTACTAAAAGAGCGTGCAAAAAGAATATTACTGCCATTTTTATTTGGCATTGTGGCTATAACTCCATTACACATGTTTGTGTTTCAAGATTACTATAGTATGGGTTTAAGTTACTATCCGCATATGGGACATCTTTGGTTTTTAGGAAATATTTTTATTTATGTACTTATTGGATTTCCTGTTTTTTACGGCATACAAAAAGGTGTGTTTTCAAAATTCATAGCTTTTTCAAAACAACTATTTAGCAATCCACTAGGCTTATTATCTGTTAATGCATTTTTTGTTGCAGAGGTATTACTATTACAACCAAAACCCTTTGCAATGTATGCGCAAACCTGGCATGGTTTTGCAATTGGTTTATTAGCATTCTTTTTCGGCTTCCTTTTTATGAAAACAGGAAAAGTATTTTGGAATACCGTAAAACGATGGAAATGGCTATTTCTGGGATTGGCAGCTATACTATATACGGTAAGATATGTTCTATTCGGCGCTGAAGGACCTTTATACTTAACTTCTATTGAAAGCAATAGTTGGATCTTCTCAATATTCGGTTTTTGCCATCAATACCTTAATAAACCGAGTAAGATTTTATCCTATTTAAGTAAAGCCGCATATCCTGTTTATATCATACACATGATTGTATTGTATTTAGCAGCAAAATTTATATTGCCTTTAAACTTACCGGCACTAATAGCGTTCGTGCTGATTACACTTATTACGTTTATTGGCTGCTATTTACTTTATGAGTTTCTGATAAGAAGAATCCCTATTCTTAGACCATTGTTTGGTTTAAACTGGAAAGTAGATATAAAGAAAAAAAGGAGCGAAACTGTTGTTGTAAATAAAGCCTAATGCATCGGCTCAAATCTACTTCGTATTTAGAAGAATCATCCTTGAAATTATAAATAAAAGAATCGAAAAATGAAGACTAAAAAAATAAGTTCAAACGTAAAATCATCAAAAAAGAAAACACATCCATTTTGGAGCTTTTTCTGGCTTACTTTTCTTGTCGTTTCGCTCTGGTATGCTTGGTACTCTTTTTATGCACCTTCAAATAATATTGTTTGGGAAAACAATATTGAATCTGCTCAAAAACTTGCAAGCAATTCTGATAAAAATATTATGATATTCTTTACAGCGGAGTGGTGCTCACCATGTAGAATTATGAAACGTCAAGTGTTTGCAGATAAAGAGGTAACGAAAGCTATTAGTGAAAAAGTTGTTACAGTTGAAATTGATATGGATGACCCAAATGCAAAAGCACTTGTAAAGCAATATAATATTGGTGCAACACCAACAACAATTTTCATTAATCCTCAAGGAAAAGTAATGGACTACGCAGTAGGGAAAGTTGAAAAAGCAAAATTCCTTGAAATGCTTCTAAGTATTTAATCAGAGAGAGAATTTCAAATAAAAAATAATAAAAAAATGAGAAATAGCATATCACTTTCAAAAGCTGCTTTAACAGCAGGTATAGGACTGTTAATTATGACATTAACTGTCCCATTTGCTGAATTTAAAATATTACCTGATTTAGTTAATCCTAACAGTGCACTAGAAACTGCAAACAATATCAAGGAAAATTTATTTTTATTTAATGTTGCGATATTCCTCATTTTTATCACAATAGTGGCTGATATTGTTGTTGCTTGGGCTCTTTACGTGTTTTTAAAACCAGTAAACAGAAGTTTATCATTACTTACTGCTTGGTTCCGATTACTATACACTTCAGTTTATCTATTGGCTATTACGAATTTGATTAAGGTATTTACTTTAACAAAAGGGAGTTCGTACTTTCTTTCAAATTCTCAAGAGCAAATTTCAGAATTCATGCTTTTCTATATTAAATCCTACAAGTATGAATGGTTTTTTGGCTTAGTCCTTTTCGGCATTTATCTAATAATGCTTGGTTTTCTTGTCCTAAAAGCAAGTTATATCCATAAAGCAATGGGCTGGTTATTAATCATTGCTGGTATCGGATATGTTATTGGTCATTTAAAAGTATTTCTGTATCCCAATCTCAATACAAGCTTTAGCATGTTCACTGCTTTGGGCGAATTAGTATTTATGCTTTGGCTACTCATTAAAGGTTCAAGAATCAAGGAATTTCAAATAGGTTAATAAAAAGTAATTAAACAGTCAATCAAATCAATAAAAAAACGAACAATTATGAAATCAATTAAAGTTAAATCAATTAAAAAACGAACAATCATGAAAACAGTCAAAAAACAATTATTAAGAATGGCTTGTGTTGCATTTGCACTAGTATCTAGTATAACATCTGCACAAAACACAAAACAAGAATCAACAACAATAAGAGATGGTTTCATCTTCGAGTTTGTTGCAGGTGGAGGTATTATTAGTTTAGAAGATAGTGCAGGTATTCAAACTTTTGACAAATCTCAAGGAGCATTTGTTTTTCCAGATTTAAAATTTGGCTACATGTTAAACGACAAACTCGCCATTACAGCCTCTTTACCTGGAAATATATACGAATTTCAGGATATTGACAGGCATTTTGGAGGGTTCATTCCTTCTGTACAATATTGGGTAAAAGATAGATGGTGGATTCATGGAGGAATTGGCTTAGCAATAGATTCGCCAGCGCTATATGATATTAAAGACGATGTAAATGACGATTGGAACTTTGGTTGTGCTGTTATGGCAAGTACAGGGTATGAAATTTACAAAAAGAAAAACTTCGCGCTTAATTTGCAGTCTAAACTAGTTCTTGGTCGTGCTTCTTTAGATGGAGATGCACATAGAGATGCAGTAATCTTTAATGTAGGATTAGGTTTTAGTTTGCTATAAGCTTTCACTCGAATTATGTATTAGAAAGTCACATATAAACTTTAGCATTTACAGTATTTCTATACTGAATTGGATTTTGTATTACATAATTCGGGTTTGATATTACTTATTAATAAAATGAAAACACTAAGAATTTATCTATTTACCTATACTCTAATGTTAGCACTTATTTGAGAAAAAATGAAACGATTAACAAAATTTATAGATAAGAACATTTCAGGAAAAAAAGTTTTAGGCCTTTTTATCTTGACAAATGTTGTTTACACCTTTATGCTTACTGTTACAATTCCTAAAACAATGGAATTCTCTAACGGAATGAAATTACTGGATATGATGCCTACAGGATATGATCTGGATTATGTAAGAGAATTATTCAGTTTGCTTGGAGAAAATGGACGTTTAACCTATCTAAACAACCAAATACCTGTGGATATGATTTATCCACTACTATTCGGACTTTCTTACTATTTGCTTTTGGGGTATTTATTGAAAAAATTGAACAAGTTAAATTCTGTATATAATTTTCTCTGCCTATTACCAATAATTGCAGGAATTGCAGATTATTTGGAAAATATTGGAATTATAGTAATGTTAAAAAACTATCCTGAATTAACAGAGGTTGCTGTAAAATCAACAAGTTCTTTTTCTCTAATAAAAAGTATTTCGACAAGTATATTCTTTATTGTATTGATAGCAGTATTAATAGCACTTGGAATTAAAGTATTAAACAGAAAAACAATCTAAAAATGAAATACATCTTATTATCCTGTTTCTTTCTAGTACTTAATTGCTCAAACAAAACCAATCAACAAGAGCAATTGCAAACTAAAGAAGACAAAGAAAATTTAATTTCACTAATAGACCAAATATGGACTACCGAACAAACGCCAATTAGATTAAGAGATTCATTGATAGTTATATACGGTGTAGATTCAGAGCTAGCTAAAGAGCAACAGGTAATTATAGATAAAAATCATATAATTAATGAAAGTAGAGTGAAAAGTGTCCTTGAAAAACATGGCTGGCCAACAAAAGAAATGATAGGAGAACGTGGTAATTGGACCATTTGTAATGTTATTCAACATTCAGATAATGAAGTTCGAATACAATACCTTCCAATGATGAGACAAGCCGTCAAGGATAAAAAGTTAGAACCTCGATTCTTGGTAAGGGCAGAGGACAGAATAGCAACTGAGAGAGGTGATTTACAAATCTATGGTGGACAAATGAAATACTACCCAGAAACCAAGAGTTTTAATTTATGGCCAGTTTTTGACCCAGAAAATATAGATAAACGAAGGACAGCAATTGGGCTGGATTCAATCGCCATATTTCTTA
This genomic interval carries:
- a CDS encoding ankyrin repeat domain-containing protein, whose amino-acid sequence is MKNPIKIQSRCLAIIICIIAIAFTSCSQKSETKSTTATSNEKIAKPSQDIHEAIISNNFEVVKQHIENGSDINKIENMSGSTPLLTAVTFNRPKIVVELLKANVDLSIKNNDGSTALHTAAFFGRIEMVKLLLDAGADKTIKNNFGATPRETVLGEFSQMKPIYEMLTLQLQPMGFTLDLNELEKARPVVAMMLQ
- a CDS encoding acyltransferase family protein, producing the protein MKIERRYDIDWLRVIAIAFLLIYHIAIVFQPWAMLIGFIRSDEISTTIWQPMTMLNVWRIPILFYVSGMGVYFALRKRNNIELLKERAKRILLPFLFGIVAITPLHMFVFQDYYSMGLSYYPHMGHLWFLGNIFIYVLIGFPVFYGIQKGVFSKFIAFSKQLFSNPLGLLSVNAFFVAEVLLLQPKPFAMYAQTWHGFAIGLLAFFFGFLFMKTGKVFWNTVKRWKWLFLGLAAILYTVRYVLFGAEGPLYLTSIESNSWIFSIFGFCHQYLNKPSKILSYLSKAAYPVYIIHMIVLYLAAKFILPLNLPALIAFVLITLITFIGCYLLYEFLIRRIPILRPLFGLNWKVDIKKKRSETVVVNKA
- a CDS encoding thioredoxin family protein, giving the protein MKTKKISSNVKSSKKKTHPFWSFFWLTFLVVSLWYAWYSFYAPSNNIVWENNIESAQKLASNSDKNIMIFFTAEWCSPCRIMKRQVFADKEVTKAISEKVVTVEIDMDDPNAKALVKQYNIGATPTTIFINPQGKVMDYAVGKVEKAKFLEMLLSI
- a CDS encoding DUF4386 domain-containing protein, translated to MRNSISLSKAALTAGIGLLIMTLTVPFAEFKILPDLVNPNSALETANNIKENLFLFNVAIFLIFITIVADIVVAWALYVFLKPVNRSLSLLTAWFRLLYTSVYLLAITNLIKVFTLTKGSSYFLSNSQEQISEFMLFYIKSYKYEWFFGLVLFGIYLIMLGFLVLKASYIHKAMGWLLIIAGIGYVIGHLKVFLYPNLNTSFSMFTALGELVFMLWLLIKGSRIKEFQIG
- a CDS encoding DUF6624 domain-containing protein, with product MKYILLSCFFLVLNCSNKTNQQEQLQTKEDKENLISLIDQIWTTEQTPIRLRDSLIVIYGVDSELAKEQQVIIDKNHIINESRVKSVLEKHGWPTKEMIGERGNWTICNVIQHSDNEVRIQYLPMMRQAVKDKKLEPRFLVRAEDRIATERGDLQIYGGQMKYYPETKSFNLWPVFDPENIDKRRTAIGLDSIAIFLKNRFDFEWNIEEQIRRTREFEKRKQ